Genomic segment of Polycladomyces abyssicola:
GGACAAAGTGCGACACGGCAAATGGGGAGTGGGTACGGTAGTTAAAGTGCAGGGAGAAGGCGACGATACCGAGCTGAACATCGCCTTCCCCGCACCGGTCGGCGTCAAGCGCCTGTTGGCGCGGTATGCCCCGATTACGCGCGTGGAAAGCTAGGGCGTGTCTACTGGTTTTGACACGCAAACGTGTTTTGATCCGGGTGGGAAAGGAGCGGATGCGAATGGACCGGCAAGAGGCAGCGCGACGCGCCCAATCATTGCGTGAACAGATTGAAGAGCACAATTACCGTTATCATGTATTGGATGATCCGATCATCTCGGATGCGGAATATGACCGGCTGATGCAAGAGTTGATCCGGTTGGAGGAACAATTCCCCGAGCTGAAAACGCCGGATTCGCCGACCCAGCGGGTGGGAGGCGAGCCGCTCCCGTTTTTTGAGAAGGTGGAGCATCGCGTCCCCATGCTCAGTCTGGGCAACGCGTTCAATGAGGAAGACTTGCGGGAGTTTGACGAGCGGATCAAACGCATGGGCGGTGTGGATCAGGTCCGCTATGTCTGTGAATTGAAGATCGACGGACTGGCTGTTTCCCTCCGGTATGAAAACGGCGTGTTTGTACAGGGAGCGACACGGGGAGACGGACAGACTGGCGAAGATATCACGCAAAACCTGAGAACGATCCGCTCTCTGCCGTTGCGCCTGCGCGAACCGGTGACGGTGGAAGTGCGCGGAGAAGCGTTCATGCCGAAACGGGAATTCCGCCGCATCAACGCGGAGAAGGAACGGCGCGGCGAGCCGTTGTTTGCCAACCCGCGCAACGCTGCGGCTGGATCGCTCCGGCAGCTGGACCCGAAATTGGCGGCTGAACGGGCATTGGACATCTTTTTGTACGGGGTCGGTGCTGTGGATGAGGCATTGTTGCCGTCGACCCATACGGAGACGTTGGAATGGTTGAGTCGATTGGGTCTCAAGGTGAACCCGCATCGCCGTACAGTAGACAGCATCGAGGAAGTGATGGCGTTCGTCGAAGAGTGGCGGGAGAAGCGACCGGAACTGGACTACGAAATTGATGGTATCGTGATCAAGGTCGATGATCTTGCACTTCGAGAACGCTTGGGAATGACGGCCAAAAGTCCGCGGTGGGCGATCGCCTACAAGTTTCCGGCCGAGGAAGCGGTGACAATCCTGCGGGGGATCGAGGTGCGTGTGGGGCGGACCGGGGCAGTCACCCCGACAGCGATTTTGGAACCGGTCACCCTGGCTGGCACGACGGTGCAACGGGCCTCTCTTCACAATGAGGACATCATCCGCGAAAAAGGGTTGTTGATCGGCGATCACGTCATCGTGAAAAAAGCGGGCGACATCATCCCCGAGGTCGTCGGTGTGCTGAAAGAACGGCGAACGGGTGAGGAACGGCCCTATCAAATGCCCTCCGACTGCCCGGAATGCGGCAGCCGCCTGGTTCGGCTGGAAGGCGAGGTAGCTCTTCGCTGCATCAATCCCCAATGTCCGGCCCAAACCCGGGAAGGCATCATTCACTTTGTTTCCCGCGGTGCGATGAATATCGAAGGTTTGGGGGAAAAAGTGGTCACTCAACTGTTTGAAGCGGGACTGGTGCGCAGCGTGGCCGATTTGTATTACTTGAAGAAAGAAGAGCTATTGCCCCTGGAGCGCATGGGGGAAAAATCGGTGGACAATCTGTTGGCCGCCATCGAACAGAGCAAGGGGAACTCCGTGGAGCGGTTGATCTTCGGCCTGGGCATCCGCTTCGTCGGTGCCAAAGGGGCGCGTATTTTGGCGCAGTATTTCAGACTTCTGGACAAATTGATGACGGCCACGCGGGAAGAGCTGGAGTCGATCGAGGAGATCGGGCCGAAAATGGCCGACTCCATCGTCACGTATTTCGCGAAGCCGGAAGTGAAGGAAACTATCGAGCGGTTGCGTCAAGCGGGCGTCAATTTCGCCTACCTGGGTCCGGTATCAGAGAAGCAAACGGAGCAAGACAGTCCTTTTGCCGGAAAAACGGTCGTGCTGACCGGCACCTTGCACAGCATGACACGCCAGGAAGCGGCTGGTAAAGTTGAGGCGCTCGGCGGCAAAGTGTCCGGCAGTGTCAGCAAAAAAACCGATTTCCTCATCGCCGGTGAGAAAGCGGGCTCCAAACTGACCAAAGCACAGGAGCTGGGTGTAAAGATCCTGGACGAAGAGGAGTTTCTGGCGATGCTGGGAGAATCCGCTGGATGAGTTCGGCTTTCCAAAAAAAGCGGCGGGTAACCTATTACATGGGTTACCCGCTTTTTTGTTGTGCCGTTTTGATTGGGGTGGGCAAATCGACATCGAAATCGACGGTCGGGATCAATTGACCGTAATGCCGGGATGCTTTGAGCAACAATTCGGCACCCCGTTGATGTTCACCCTGTTCCAGGAAGTATCTTCCCAGCGTATGAGCTGCACGTGCGATTTTTTCTCCAATGTCCAGTTCCTCGAAAATCTCGATGGCACGCATATAGTAGGTGACGAATGTTTCCGGGTTGTTTTCGGCGTAGGCGATTTTCCCGAGGTAGATGTAGCATTCCGCCAAAAAGTTTTTTCTGTCTTGGAGCAGTTCCAGAGCTGTGAGGATATGTTTTTTGGCCTGGACGAGGTCTCCGCGTTTCAAGTACGTTTGGCAAAGGGATTGGTGGACCACTCCGATTTCCCAGTCGGGCAATCCACCGGGCTCCACTACATCCAGTGATTGATTCAGAAAATGGATCGCTTTTTCGGTGTTGCCCAATTTCATGTGGCAGATGCCGATTTCGTGATAGGCCCGCGAGATGAGAAGTGAGGAAACAAGAAACTGATCACACATGCGCAGGATGCGTTCAAAGTAATGTAACGCCTCCTCATATTCGCCGTTGTAACAGTAGCATGATCCGATCAGTTGCAGCAGATGGCACATTTCCAGCCAGCGGTCGTGTGCCGACATGATCTGCATCGCTTTTTCCGCGTACAGGATGCCGAGGGAGGGGTTGGCCAGCAGCAAGTATGTTTTTCCCAGGTTGCCGTATATGTACCCTTTCTCAATCTCGTCCGTTACATCGGCCAATCGTTTCTCCGCCGCCTTGTAGTGCCACATGGCCTTTTCGTATCGGGCCATGTGGAATTCCATGTTCCCTTTGATCCGTAAATATTGGACTAGAATGTCAGGATCATTTCGGAAATTTTCCCATTTTTCTTCGAAGGATTTCATCAATTGTGTATACCGGTCAACATCAAATTTGTGCTCATACAAGTTGATTTCCAAAAGATCCACTTTCATCAGGATATGGGGGTCGGAGACGGATTCCACCAGTTTGTGAAGTGTGTCGACATACTGATGAGCCTGTTCGAAGCCGTTGGCTTCATAGATGAGTGCAGATCGCGCTTTTTCGATCAGGGACTGCACTTGCTCCATCGTGTTTTCGTCGGTAACTCCCATCAAACTCTCCACACTGGTCTGAAGCCGCTTGGCCAGTGGGAGCAGTATGTCTGGACGGGGCAATGCTTTGCCGTTTTCGATCAAGCTGAGATAAGGAGTGGAAATAATACCTTTAGCCAGTTGCGATTGCGTCAAACCCAGTTCCTTTCGCCGGCGTCGGATGTTGTGACCGAGCTCGATCACGGTTCACCTGCCTTTAATTCTGAGGCAACATTTCATGTTTTGAAAAGATTCCTTTGCATATCAATCTTACATGGAACTCAGTTGGTGTCAAGAAACAAATACAGGCTTGAAAAATGCAATTTTTGGGGGTTTTAAAACATGGTCAAAAAACTGCGTCAAAAACGAAAAAATGGGGGGGAGTTTTTGTCGAATATTGTCGAAGTTTTAAAAACACAGCATCGGAAATCTGGTGTACACTATTATTGACCGAAGGCGCTCGTTCACTCGGTCTGGTCTTGGTCTATATGAATGCGGGGTCGCATCGTGCGGTCCCATTTTTTTGTTTTCAACAATGTGTTGCTGCGATTTGATCCGGTTTCGTGAGATAATGGAGGCAAAATGGATCGGAAACGGGGTGACTGCGTGCGACGAGTGAGACAAACCGGTATCACCGTTTTGTTATTGTTGATGTCGGCCATGTTTTCCGCTTGCGATCTACCGTTTCTCAAACAGGACAGCTCCACCGATCCGTTGGCGGAGATGGTACAGCAATTCAACGCACAATGGATCAAGGAACCGCTCCAGTACTCTACCTACGCGCGGGAAGTAGGGGCATCGCTTTCTTCCCCGCGTTATCAGAGGTTTGCGGTAAATGAAATGTTTTCTCTTTCCGGCACGGTGAAGAATCATCGCGGATTGCGATCGCCATTTGTATGGGTGGGTCTCCGGAAAATGGGGGATCATTCGGCAGCTCCGGAGAACGAATTTGATATCTACATTCCCATTAAAAATGGGACGTTTGCGCAAAGCATCCGGTTGTTTGCCGGTAAAGGTGAGTATCAGGTGACGGTTCGCTTGCCGAGCCGAGAGAAAGCCGATACTTTCTACGAGCTGACGCAATTTACCGTCGTCAACGTCAATCCTCGGGTGAAACGAGACATTGCCTATTCGCCGTATGCGTGGGAGACGGGGCTTTCTCTCAAGCAGCCGTCACAGGGGTTGGTCCGGGCGAATGGCCGGATTCATGTGACAGGCATCATCCGTCAAACTTATGGGCGCCACAATGTGATGATCCAACTGGTGAAAGGCTCACAATCCTGGGATCGGTTAGTTTCGGTGAAAAACGGAGCATTTGCCGCCGACATTCCCCTCTATTACGGTAAGGGGATTCATCAGCTACGGGTGCTGGTGCCGGATGCCAAGCACCAGCGATACTATCAGGAAGGCGCGGAGATTTTGGTGGATAACGCCGATCGATCGAGAAAAGCGCCGATCCGGTATTTTGCTGATTATGAAAAACGGGGAATACAGATCACGGTGCCGCAAGCCAGTGGAGGTACCGGAAAATACACCTATCGGATCGCCGGTCGGATCGACCCGGACGCGCCTTACGCCGGTGAGACGAGGGAATTGATCATACAAACGGTAAAAGACGGCGAGGAAGCCACTTACTTTATCCCGGTCAAAAATTATCGGTTTGACGGGGTTTTTTGGCTCCGGTTCGGACCGGGACGGTATGAGGTGTCGGTCAATGTTCCGGAAATCACTCACCAACATCGTGACTATTTCCGCTTTTTCCGTGTCGCCCAGTTCGAGGTGAACGCCACGGGTCCGAAAGATCTACGCTATCTTTTGCCGTCCAGGGGTATTCAGTCAGATTCTCCGCAAATCGAAGCGTTGGCACGCCGGATCGTTGCCGGCCAAATGGATGATCGAGCCAAAGCCAAAGCCATATACCGATACGTCGCCACCCATGTGCGTTATGATGTGGACAAATTTCGGACAGACGCGTTCGAGCTCGATGACAGTGCATTAAAGACATTGCGCGAGAAAAAAGGAGTCTGCCAAGACTATACCTTTCTCACCGTTGCCTTGTTGCGGTCGATCGGGATCGAAGCACGGTTCGTGGAAGGCATGTCCCAAGGCAAC
This window contains:
- the ligA gene encoding NAD-dependent DNA ligase LigA — encoded protein: MDRQEAARRAQSLREQIEEHNYRYHVLDDPIISDAEYDRLMQELIRLEEQFPELKTPDSPTQRVGGEPLPFFEKVEHRVPMLSLGNAFNEEDLREFDERIKRMGGVDQVRYVCELKIDGLAVSLRYENGVFVQGATRGDGQTGEDITQNLRTIRSLPLRLREPVTVEVRGEAFMPKREFRRINAEKERRGEPLFANPRNAAAGSLRQLDPKLAAERALDIFLYGVGAVDEALLPSTHTETLEWLSRLGLKVNPHRRTVDSIEEVMAFVEEWREKRPELDYEIDGIVIKVDDLALRERLGMTAKSPRWAIAYKFPAEEAVTILRGIEVRVGRTGAVTPTAILEPVTLAGTTVQRASLHNEDIIREKGLLIGDHVIVKKAGDIIPEVVGVLKERRTGEERPYQMPSDCPECGSRLVRLEGEVALRCINPQCPAQTREGIIHFVSRGAMNIEGLGEKVVTQLFEAGLVRSVADLYYLKKEELLPLERMGEKSVDNLLAAIEQSKGNSVERLIFGLGIRFVGAKGARILAQYFRLLDKLMTATREELESIEEIGPKMADSIVTYFAKPEVKETIERLRQAGVNFAYLGPVSEKQTEQDSPFAGKTVVLTGTLHSMTRQEAAGKVEALGGKVSGSVSKKTDFLIAGEKAGSKLTKAQELGVKILDEEEFLAMLGESAG
- a CDS encoding helix-turn-helix transcriptional regulator; the encoded protein is MIELGHNIRRRRKELGLTQSQLAKGIISTPYLSLIENGKALPRPDILLPLAKRLQTSVESLMGVTDENTMEQVQSLIEKARSALIYEANGFEQAHQYVDTLHKLVESVSDPHILMKVDLLEINLYEHKFDVDRYTQLMKSFEEKWENFRNDPDILVQYLRIKGNMEFHMARYEKAMWHYKAAEKRLADVTDEIEKGYIYGNLGKTYLLLANPSLGILYAEKAMQIMSAHDRWLEMCHLLQLIGSCYCYNGEYEEALHYFERILRMCDQFLVSSLLISRAYHEIGICHMKLGNTEKAIHFLNQSLDVVEPGGLPDWEIGVVHQSLCQTYLKRGDLVQAKKHILTALELLQDRKNFLAECYIYLGKIAYAENNPETFVTYYMRAIEIFEELDIGEKIARAAHTLGRYFLEQGEHQRGAELLLKASRHYGQLIPTVDFDVDLPTPIKTAQQKSG
- a CDS encoding transglutaminase domain-containing protein — encoded protein: MDRKRGDCVRRVRQTGITVLLLLMSAMFSACDLPFLKQDSSTDPLAEMVQQFNAQWIKEPLQYSTYAREVGASLSSPRYQRFAVNEMFSLSGTVKNHRGLRSPFVWVGLRKMGDHSAAPENEFDIYIPIKNGTFAQSIRLFAGKGEYQVTVRLPSREKADTFYELTQFTVVNVNPRVKRDIAYSPYAWETGLSLKQPSQGLVRANGRIHVTGIIRQTYGRHNVMIQLVKGSQSWDRLVSVKNGAFAADIPLYYGKGIHQLRVLVPDAKHQRYYQEGAEILVDNADRSRKAPIRYFADYEKRGIQITVPQASGGTGKYTYRIAGRIDPDAPYAGETRELIIQTVKDGEEATYFIPVKNYRFDGVFWLRFGPGRYEVSVNVPEITHQHRDYFRFFRVAQFEVNATGPKDLRYLLPSRGIQSDSPQIEALARRIVAGQMDDRAKAKAIYRYVATHVRYDVDKFRTDAFELDDSALKTLREKKGVCQDYTFLTVALLRSIGIEARFVEGMSQGNRHAWVEARIDGRWLTMDPTWGSGYLTPDGHFVAKYDPRYFDPDPAFFARTHRRTGVMY